The following nucleotide sequence is from Vibrio fluvialis.
TCAGGTTAGAAGGTGCCAGGTCCGCTGAGCCGCCCATGAATTCTGGCAGCAGTTTACCAAATGCTTCCAGCGCGTTTTGCGATGCTTTACGTGACGCAATGTTCGCTGGGTTCGCTTGCAGTTCTGCGATGATGGCGCTGGTGGCTTCTTCCCAGTTGGCTGGCAGTTCACCGGCTACGCGGCGTTTGTATTCTGCAGCTTCTGCTGGGTAAGCGGCTGCGTATGCGGCAAATTTCTCATCCCATGCGGCTTCTTTGGCTGCGCCTGCTTCTTTGGCATCCCACTCAGCGTAGATGTCTGCCGGGATTTCAAATGGTGCGTATTCCCAACCCAGGAATTCACGCGCAGCTTTGATTTCGTCAGCGCCCAGAGGAGCACCGTGACAATCGTGTGAGCCGGCTTTGTTTGGCGAGCCGAAACCGATGATGGTTTTGGTGCAGATCAGTGTTGGACGAGGATCGGCTTTTGCCGCTTCAATCGCTGCGTTGATCGCGTCTGAATCGTGACCGTCAACCGCTGGAATCACATGCCAACCGTAAGCTTCAAAGCGTTTTGGAGTGTCGTCTGAGAACCAGCCTTCCACGTGACCGTCGATCGAGATGCCGTTGTCATCCCAGAAAGCGATCAGTTTGCCGAGGCCCAGAGTGCCAGCCAGTGAACACGCTTCGTGCGAGATGCCTTCCATCAGACAGCCGTCGCCCAGGAACACGTACGTGAAGTGGTCAACAATATCGTGGCCAGGTTTATTGAACTGCGCTGCCAGTGCTTTTTCTGCAATCGCAATACCTACTGCGTTGGTGACACCTTGGCCCAGAGGACCAGTTGTGGTCTCGATGCCAGGTGCGTAACCGTACTCAGGGTGGCCCGGCGTTTTTGAGTGCAGTTGACGGAAGTTTTTCAGATCGTCAATCGACAGCTCGTAACCGCTCAGGTGCAGCAGAGAGTAAATCAGCATTGAGCCGTGGCCGTTGGACAGCACGAAACGGTCGCGGTCTGCCCAGTTCGGGTTTTGTGGGTTGTGGTTCAAGTGACTGCGCCAAAGCACTTCAGCGATGTCAGCCATACCCATTGGTGCGCCCGGGTGGCCAGAGTTAGCTTTTTGTACACCGTCCATGCTCAGTGCACGGATTGCGTTAGCCAGTTGTTTGCGAGAAGACATGTCAGCTCCTAAAGCGATAAGCGAAGTAAAAGTATCCGAAAATTGAGTGGCCAATATTGTCGCAAAGCCCTTTCGGCACTGCAAACCTTTTGCTGGCGATTTGTTCTATTTTTGCAATGCTTTACAACATATCGCTGAACAATGGCTGAAAAACCCCTGAATTGGGCAAACGTTTGGCTATGAGATAGAAGAAAAAAGAGCTTGTAATTTGAGCATTCAAAACTAGAATAGACGTCTAGATGTAGAAACGCCTACATAATGAACGATTTTGCAGAGTAGCGGACCCTTTTCGCTACTCTTTTGATTATAGAATTGGAGCTATCATGGCTAAGCACTTGTTTACTTCTGAATCGGTATCAGAAGGTCATCCAGATAAAATCGCAGACCAAATCTCTGATGCGGTTCTAGATGCCATTTTGGAACAAGATCCAAAAGCACGTGTTGCTTGTGAAACTTACGTAAAAACCGGCATGGTAATGGTCGGCGGTGAGATCACAACATCAGCGTGGGTTGATATCGAAGAACTGACTCGTGAAACTGTGCGTGAAATTGGTTACGTCCACTCAGATATGGGCTTTGACGCTAACTCATGTGCAGTACTGAACACCATCGGTAAGCAGTCTCCAGACATCAACCAAGGTGTTGATAAAACCGATCCTAAAGAACAAGGTGCCGGCGACCAGGGCATCATGTTCGGTTACGCATGTAACGAAACCGAAGTGCTGATGCCAGCGCCAATCACTTACTCTCACCGTCTGGTAGAGCGTCAGGCGAAAGTGCGTAAAAACGGCACTCTGCCATGGTTGCGCCCGGATGCAAAATCACAGGTAACTTTCCAGTACGAGCAAGGCAAAATCGTCGGTATCGATGCGGTTGTTCTGTCAACTCAACACTGTGATTCGATCTCTACTCCAGATCTGCGCGAAGCGGTGATGGAAGAAATCATCAAACCTGTTCTGCCAGCAGAGTGGCTGACCAAAGAAACCAAATACTTCATCAACCCAACCGGCCGTTTCGTTATCGGTGGTCCAATGGGTGACTGTGGTCTGACTGGTCGTAAGATCATCGTTGATACCTACGGCGGCGCAGCTCGTCACGGTGGCGG
It contains:
- the tkt gene encoding transketolase, whose product is MSSRKQLANAIRALSMDGVQKANSGHPGAPMGMADIAEVLWRSHLNHNPQNPNWADRDRFVLSNGHGSMLIYSLLHLSGYELSIDDLKNFRQLHSKTPGHPEYGYAPGIETTTGPLGQGVTNAVGIAIAEKALAAQFNKPGHDIVDHFTYVFLGDGCLMEGISHEACSLAGTLGLGKLIAFWDDNGISIDGHVEGWFSDDTPKRFEAYGWHVIPAVDGHDSDAINAAIEAAKADPRPTLICTKTIIGFGSPNKAGSHDCHGAPLGADEIKAAREFLGWEYAPFEIPADIYAEWDAKEAGAAKEAAWDEKFAAYAAAYPAEAAEYKRRVAGELPANWEEATSAIIAELQANPANIASRKASQNALEAFGKLLPEFMGGSADLAPSNLTMWSGSKSLEASDFSGNYIHYGVREFGMTAIMNGIALHGGFVPYGATFLMFMEYARNAMRMAALMKIQNIQVYTHDSIGLGEDGPTHQPVEQMASLRLTPNMNTWRPCDQVESAVAWKLAIERKDAPTALIFSRQNLAQQPRDAEQLANIAKGGYILKDCAGKPELILIATGSEVELAVEAAAQLTAEGKQVRVVSMPSTDAFDKQDAAYRESVLPADVTARIAIEAGIADFWYKYVGFGGRIIGMTTFGESAPAGELFKLFGFTTENVVNTAKELLA
- the metK gene encoding methionine adenosyltransferase; protein product: MAKHLFTSESVSEGHPDKIADQISDAVLDAILEQDPKARVACETYVKTGMVMVGGEITTSAWVDIEELTRETVREIGYVHSDMGFDANSCAVLNTIGKQSPDINQGVDKTDPKEQGAGDQGIMFGYACNETEVLMPAPITYSHRLVERQAKVRKNGTLPWLRPDAKSQVTFQYEQGKIVGIDAVVLSTQHCDSISTPDLREAVMEEIIKPVLPAEWLTKETKYFINPTGRFVIGGPMGDCGLTGRKIIVDTYGGAARHGGGAFSGKDPSKVDRSAAYAARYVAKNIVAAGMADRCEIQLSYAIGVADPTSIMVETFGTEKVSHDIIIEAVRQFFDLRPYGLQEMLNLLQPIYKKTAAYGHFGREEFPWEATDKAAELREFAGLK